The Caldisericum exile AZM16c01 region ATCTGGTTGTGGAATGAGTTCTCTTCCGAATTCCGCAATATTTACAGAAAGATCACCAACACGTTCGAGGTCTTTAACCATTTTTATAATCATAGCAACCTTTCTTAAGTTTTTTGCTTGTGGCGCGTAAAGAGCAAGCGTTTCAATTGCAAAGTCATCAATCTCAATTTCAAGTTCATTTACTTGAGGTTCAAGTTCATTAATTACTTTTTCTGCCCAATCCATTCTCTTTTCTACTATGGCTCTTACGGATAATTTCACCATTTCTTCAGCAATTGAAGACATTTTCAAAATCTTTTCAGTTAATTCTTTTAGTCTATCTTCTAACATCGTTCACCTCATCCAAATTTACCTTCAAGATAATCTTCAGTGAGTTTTTTCTTTGGAGTTGTAAATAGCCTTTCAGTCTTATCATATTCCACAAGTTCACCCATATAGAAAAATGCTGTGTAATCAGAAACTCTTCCTGCTTGCTGGATGTTGTGTGTTACAATTACTATCGTAAAGTCTCTTTTTAGTTTTTCAATAAGTCGCTCAAGTTGGAGTGTTGAGATTGGGTCTAAAGCCGATGCTGGTTCATCCATCAAAAGGACTTCTGGTTCTACGGCAATTGCTCTTGCGATGCAAAGTCTCTGCTGCTGCCCCCCAGAAAGGCTAAATGCAGAATCGTTTAGTTTATCTTTTACCTCTTCATATAAATTTGCTTCCTTGAGTGCCCAAATAACCTTTTCCTCTATAAGTTTTTTGTCTTTAATCCCATGAATTTTTAAACCATATGCAACATTTTCAAAAATTGATTTAGGAAATGGATTCGGTTTCTGAAAGACCATTCCAACCTTTTTTCTTAGTTCAAAAACGTTTACATCTTTATCGTAAATATTTTTATTGTCCAGTAGAACCTCTCCTTCTAATGTTATATCTTCAAAGAAGTCGTTCATCCTATTTAGACTTCTCAAGAAAGTTGATTTCCCGCAACCAGATGGTCCTATAATTGCTGTTACAGATTTTTCATATATATCAAGATTGATTTTCCTTAGTATTTGCTGTCTTTTTGTGTATGCCGAAAGATTTTTTACCGAAATTTTTACCATTTTTTATTGCTCCTATATCTATTTCTAATTATTATACCAGGCAAAGTAATTATAAAAACAACAATTATCAAAACTAATGCTGCGCCAAACGCAATGGGAACCTGTTTTTGTGGGAAAGTACCCTCAGTTAGTAATCCATAAATTGTGTATGGAAGTGCCATTACCGGTTCAAGAATACTTTTTGGAAGACCTCTCGTATAGAATGTTGCTCCAGTAAAAAGAATTGGTGCGGTCTCTCCAATTGCTCTTCCTACACTTAGCAAAACTCCAGTTATAATGTTTGGCATTGCCGTTTTTAAAACAATTTCAGTCGTTGTTTGCCATTTCGTTGCACCAAGTGCAAAAGAAGCATCTCTGAAATCTTTAGGAACAAGTTTTAAACTTTCAATAGTTGCTGAAATTATCGTTGGAAGCATAAGAAGCGATAGTGTTAAACTTCCTGCGATTAGTGATATCTTAAATCCAAGCATCTTTGAGAAAACTGCAAGTCCAAACAAACCAAAGATTATTGATGGAATACCCGAAAGCGTGTCAATGGCAAGACGTATTGAGTTTGTTATAATGTTTTCCTTTGTATACTCAGAAAGGTAAATTCCTCCCAAAACACCAATAGGAACTGCAAAAATTGTTGCAAGTCCCACAAGGTATAAACTTCCAATGATTGCAGGGTAAATCCCACCTTCAGTAAAACTATTTCTTGGAACATCAATAATGAAATCAATTGAAATTACTTTCATACCTTTGGAAAGGATATAAAAAATAAGTGTAAATACGGTGACAAGCGTTATAAGTGCGGTTACTCTAAAAATTGTAAAAAGTAGAA contains the following coding sequences:
- the pstB gene encoding phosphate ABC transporter ATP-binding protein PstB; protein product: MVKISVKNLSAYTKRQQILRKINLDIYEKSVTAIIGPSGCGKSTFLRSLNRMNDFFEDITLEGEVLLDNKNIYDKDVNVFELRKKVGMVFQKPNPFPKSIFENVAYGLKIHGIKDKKLIEEKVIWALKEANLYEEVKDKLNDSAFSLSGGQQQRLCIARAIAVEPEVLLMDEPASALDPISTLQLERLIEKLKRDFTIVIVTHNIQQAGRVSDYTAFFYMGELVEYDKTERLFTTPKKKLTEDYLEGKFG
- the pstA gene encoding phosphate ABC transporter permease PstA, which produces MDKTRKEILLFTIFRVTALITLVTVFTLIFYILSKGMKVISIDFIIDVPRNSFTEGGIYPAIIGSLYLVGLATIFAVPIGVLGGIYLSEYTKENIITNSIRLAIDTLSGIPSIIFGLFGLAVFSKMLGFKISLIAGSLTLSLLMLPTIISATIESLKLVPKDFRDASFALGATKWQTTTEIVLKTAMPNIITGVLLSVGRAIGETAPILFTGATFYTRGLPKSILEPVMALPYTIYGLLTEGTFPQKQVPIAFGAALVLIIVVFIITLPGIIIRNRYRSNKKW